CACCGTACCGATATCCCTGGCTAATTCTCCTGTGCGGAACATGAGCTCACGAAACTGTTGATCGGATATTTTAGAGTGCTCAGTAACAAAACGAATCACTCTGTCTTGCATTTTATCTAAGTAATCATAGGTCTGGGGAACGCCAATAACCAATCCGTTTAAGCGAATGGGGTGGATGGTCATGGAGGCTGTGGGAGCAATAAAACTATAATCTCCGGAAACCGCGATGGGTACGCCAATACTATGACCGCCCCCTAGGACCAGGGTAACCGTGGGCTTGGTCATAGTGGCCACAACTTCGGCAATAGCCAAACCAGCCTCCACATCGCCACCCACGGTATTTAAGATCAATAGTACCCCTTCTATGTTATCATCCTGTTCAATACCCACCAATTGCGGAATAATATGTTCATATTTAGTGGTTTTGTTCTGTTGCGGCAGCATAATATGGCCTTCAATTTGCCCAACAATGGTTACACAATGAATGTTACTCTTGACAGTTTCCGGCATGGTAGGGGTTCCCATTTCCTTAATATTTTCCAACGTTCCTTTTGCTTGTCCCATTACTCTTTTCGGTGCTGCGGGAGGATGGGGATTGGTTTGAGGCATGTTTGGGGCAACCGGCGGCTGCAATGGGTTGGGATTTACTGTATTAGGATTATAAGGTACGCCTCCTGGCTCATTATTATTGTAAAACCTTGGGTTCATCATAGTCACTCCTCGGAATTATTTATGCCTGTCTTTAGTATGCCTTGAAATCATTACCATAATGTATCATAAAGCAAAAAACTCCCTCCATTTAATTGGCGGGAGTTTTGTGAGTATCATATTTCCATGATGATCGGTAAGATCATTGGCCTTCTCCTAGTTTTTTCATAAAGAAACTTTCCTAAGTCGTCTCTAACCATAGATTTTATGGCAGCCCATTCAGAGATGCCCTTGCCACAACATTTATCCAAGGCCTGCTTCACCTTTGTTTTAGCCTCTTCCATGAGCAACTCCGATTCTCGGACATAGACAAAGCCCCGAGAAACTATGTCTGGGCCTGCCAGTATTTGATTATTTTCCTTATCCAGGGTAACCACCACAATTAAAATACCATCCTGGGACAATTGTTTCCTATCTCGTAAAACAATATTTCCCACATCGCCGACACCCAGGCCATCCACCAAGACCTTGCCAGAACTGACTCTACCGGCCATCCGTCCTGTTTTGCGGGTAAATTCGAAAACTTGTCCATTCTCACCTACAAACACATTTTCCGCCGGAATTCCCAGTTCCTTGGCCAATTCCGCATGTTTCTTTAACATACGATATTCGCCATGCACAGGGATGAAAAATTTAGGCCGCACAAGGTTAAGCATAAGCTTTAATTCTTCTTGACTGGGGTGACCAGACACATGGATGCCTGACACCGCCTCATAGATTACCCTTGCCCCCAGTTTAAATAGCTGGTCAATAATTCTGGCTACCAGTTTTTCATTGCCCGGTACCGGTGTGGCAGAAATAATGACAGTGTCACCGGGCATGAGATTTACTTGACGGTGATCGTTCATAGCAATCCGGGTTAAAGCAGACATAGGCTCCCCTTGGCTGCCGGTGGTCAGTAAAACAACCTTATGCAAGGGTAGTCGGTTGGCTTCATCTAATTCAACTAGGGTACCCTCAGGTATATGCAGGTAACCCAACTCACTTGCCACCTGGACAACATTCGCCATACTCCGACCCACCACAGCTACATGTCTGTCGTATTTATGTGCTACAGTAATGGCCTGTTGCAACCGGTGAACATTTGAGGCAAAGGTAGCAATAATAATTCTATCCCTGGCATATCGGAAGGTCTCCTCAAAGGTTTGACCTACTAAACTTTCAGACATGGTGTAGCCGGGACGCTCGACATTGGTACTATCCGAAAGCATCACCAGGACGCCTTTTTCTCCCAGGGCAGCAAACCTGGGTAAATCAATGACTTCCCCATCCACAGGGGTTTGGTCAATTTTAAAATCTCCGGTGTGCAGCAGAGTGCCTACCGGTGTGTGGATGGCAATAGCCATAGAATCTGGAATACTATGGGAAACACGAATAAATTCTACCTTGAAGGGTCCAATAGGTATGATTTCCCGAGGTTTGATGGTATTAAGTTTAACCTGTTCCAGCATATTATGCTCTTTTAATTTACCCTGCACCAAACCAAGGGCAAGCTTTGATCCGTACACCGGGACGTTAATTTGCTTTAAAAAGTATGGTAACGCCCCAATATGATCTTCATGTCCATGGGTAAGTAGTATACCTAATACCTGCTCCTTATGTTCCAAGAGATAGCTGATATCAGGAATGACAATATCAATACCCAACATTTCTTCCTCGGGAAACATTAAACCACAATCGATCACAACAATATTTTCCCCAAATCTCACCGCGGTCATGTTTTTACCGATCTCGCCTAATCCCCCCAGGGGAATTACAGCTAATTTGGGTTCTTTGGCCAAAACCGCACCTCCTATATCTACATAGTCAATTCAGTAATAAGTCGTAGTCTTTTTTGTAACGGTGAGAAACTAGGAGAAGGCGGGGAAAATATGAAATTGTCCGATTTGTGGGAAACCGTTCCAGTAACCTACTCAAACAATTATACTTAAAAAAGGCTTCAACGGCAATATAATTGCCCATAAGTACCAAAATAATACAAACAGGGCCATTGACCCTGTTTGTATGATGAGAAATTTACATCAAAATTATAACAACTCCAGGCTTTGCATCAAGTTTTTAATTGAGTCAACTTCAGCCGCGGTGGCCTCAACCAGGGGCAACCGCACACTGCCCACCGCTATCCCCTTGAGGTTTAACGCGGTCTTAACAGGCACGGGGTTGGTGGTGATAAATAGCCCTTTAAACAGAGGGAATAATCTCTTGTGTAAATTAGCAGCTAAAGTGGTATTGCCTGAGGAAAAAGCGTCAATCATCTCCTGTATCTGCTTACCGGCTACGTGGGAGGCCACGCTGATAATACCCTTAGCCCCCAGCGACAGCATAGGCAAGGTCATGGAATCATCCCCGCTGTAAATAGCAAAATCCTCCGGTAAGAGCCTCTTGAGTTCCGAAACTTGATCGATGCTGCCTGCTGCTTCCTTAATGGCCACTATGTTAGGTACATCTTCGGCCAGTCTTTTTACCGTTGTCGGTAAAACATTAATACCGGTACGACCGGGGATGTTGTAAAGGACCACAGGCAAAGAGGTGCTTTCTGCGATGGCTTTAAAATGCCTGTACAGTCCCTCCTGGGAAGGCTTGTTGTAATAGGGTGCCACCAGCATAACCCCATCACAGCCTACTTTTTCGGCTTCCTTGGTTAAAGCAATACTGCTGGCAGTATCATAACTACCGGTACCGGCTACTACCGCTGCCTTTCCCCCTACTTCTTCCACCACTGCCTTAAATAAGGCAATCTTTTCTTCCTTAGCCAGAGTTGGCGATTCTCCAGTGGTGCCACAAACTACCAGTCCATCTGAGCCATTTTCTACTAAATACCGAGCTAGCTTTTTCGCTTGGTTGTAATTAACGGACAGGTCGGCATTAAATGGAGTGACCATGGCAGTTAACACTCGTCCGAAATCAACCGCTGCCATTGACTTTCACCATCCTTTTTTATTCTTCCACCGTTTATAATCAATGGAGTTTATCGCTGTCCCAATTTAAACTTACGATGCAAGGCTCTAATGGCCTTTTTCATATCATCCTTCTCTACCAACACCCAGATGGTGGTATGGGAGTCTGCAGACTGCAATATTTCTACCCCTTCCTCAGTTAGAGCCTGGACAATACGTGCCATCACACCCGGCACCCCGGTAATGCCTGCCCCCACTGTTGATACTTTAGCACAGTTAGAGCGTACCTGAGGTGTAATCCCCAAGTTTTCCAGAACAGCCAAAGCCTTTTTAGCCACTTCATCCTTTACCGTAAACATAATTAACTCAGGACTGACATTAATAAAATCCACGCTAATGTCAGCCAGAGCCAGTGCCCGGAAAACACGTAGGGCCAGATGTTCTACATCCACTTCCTGGACCTGAATTTTGAGCTGGGTAACTCCTGCCACATGGGTAACCCCACAGGCTAACCGATCTCTGGTAATGTCTATGGTTCCATACACCCCATGGTGACTGGTTACCAGTGTACCGGTTTTGTCAGAAAAGGTAGAACGTACCCGGATGGGGATATTACTCTGCATAGCAATTTCCACTGCCCTGGGATGAATTACTTTAGCACCTTCGTGGGCCAATTGGCAAATTTCATTGTAGGTAACTGTATCTAGTATGCGTGCATCCTCAACAATGCGCGGATCTGCAGTCATAATACCTTCCACATCAGTATAGATATCAATGCATTCTGCGTTGAGAGCTACTCCCAGGGCAGATGCGGTGGTATCACTACCACCTCGCCCCAGGGTAGTAACCTCGCCGTCTTCACTTATGCCCTGAAAACCAGTGACAACTACAATTTTTCCCTGTTCGGCCTGGCTAATAATATTTTTGGGGTCCACCCGGATAATCCTTGCGTCATTATGGTTATTATCGGTTATGATACCTGCCTGTGCTCCGGTGAGCAGCACTGCCTGACGACCTAGCCGGCGCAAGGTGTTGACCATGGCTACCCCGGAGATTATTTCACCGCAGGACATGAGTAAATCCATCTCCCTGGGAGGTAAATCTCGGTTGATGGCCAGGGCAAAATTTATCAGGGTATCTGTGGCATATGGTTCACCCAAGCGGCCAATGGCCGAAACCACCACCACAGGCATATAACCTTCATCTGCTGCGGCAATAATCCTGTTGGCCACATGATCTCTGGATTCCTGGGTCACTAAAGATGTACCGCCAAACTTTTGAACAAGAAATTTCATCTTATTTCTTCTCCATGAGGCAATCGTATTTTAGTAATAATTCGGCAATTTGCACGGTATTGGTTGCCGCACCCTTACGAATTTGATCCCCCACTACCCACAGGTTAAGACCGTTATCGACGGTATTATCCTCCCGAATCCGACCTACAAATACCTCATCTTTACCGGAAGTAAATAAAGGCATGGGGTAGACCTTATTGGCTACATCATCCTGGACTATTATCCCGGGAGCTTTGGCCAGGATGGCCTTGGCCTCGTCCGAGGTTAATTTGCGTTCTGTTTCAATATTGATGGATTCCGAGTGACTGCGATAAACAGGTACCCGCACTGTGGTAGCAGTAATCTTGATCTGTTCGTCATGCATAATTTTCTG
This region of Desulforamulus ferrireducens genomic DNA includes:
- a CDS encoding ClpP family protease, with protein sequence MNPRFYNNNEPGGVPYNPNTVNPNPLQPPVAPNMPQTNPHPPAAPKRVMGQAKGTLENIKEMGTPTMPETVKSNIHCVTIVGQIEGHIMLPQQNKTTKYEHIIPQLVGIEQDDNIEGVLLILNTVGGDVEAGLAIAEVVATMTKPTVTLVLGGGHSIGVPIAVSGDYSFIAPTASMTIHPIRLNGLVIGVPQTYDYLDKMQDRVIRFVTEHSKISDQQFRELMFRTGELARDIGTVVIGKDAVEYGLIDEVGGIGQALCKLKQFIEERKGRERCMLQ
- a CDS encoding ribonuclease J is translated as MAKEPKLAVIPLGGLGEIGKNMTAVRFGENIVVIDCGLMFPEEEMLGIDIVIPDISYLLEHKEQVLGILLTHGHEDHIGALPYFLKQINVPVYGSKLALGLVQGKLKEHNMLEQVKLNTIKPREIIPIGPFKVEFIRVSHSIPDSMAIAIHTPVGTLLHTGDFKIDQTPVDGEVIDLPRFAALGEKGVLVMLSDSTNVERPGYTMSESLVGQTFEETFRYARDRIIIATFASNVHRLQQAITVAHKYDRHVAVVGRSMANVVQVASELGYLHIPEGTLVELDEANRLPLHKVVLLTTGSQGEPMSALTRIAMNDHRQVNLMPGDTVIISATPVPGNEKLVARIIDQLFKLGARVIYEAVSGIHVSGHPSQEELKLMLNLVRPKFFIPVHGEYRMLKKHAELAKELGIPAENVFVGENGQVFEFTRKTGRMAGRVSSGKVLVDGLGVGDVGNIVLRDRKQLSQDGILIVVVTLDKENNQILAGPDIVSRGFVYVRESELLMEEAKTKVKQALDKCCGKGISEWAAIKSMVRDDLGKFLYEKTRRRPMILPIIMEI
- the dapA gene encoding 4-hydroxy-tetrahydrodipicolinate synthase, whose protein sequence is MAAVDFGRVLTAMVTPFNADLSVNYNQAKKLARYLVENGSDGLVVCGTTGESPTLAKEEKIALFKAVVEEVGGKAAVVAGTGSYDTASSIALTKEAEKVGCDGVMLVAPYYNKPSQEGLYRHFKAIAESTSLPVVLYNIPGRTGINVLPTTVKRLAEDVPNIVAIKEAAGSIDQVSELKRLLPEDFAIYSGDDSMTLPMLSLGAKGIISVASHVAGKQIQEMIDAFSSGNTTLAANLHKRLFPLFKGLFITTNPVPVKTALNLKGIAVGSVRLPLVEATAAEVDSIKNLMQSLELL
- the dapG gene encoding aspartate kinase, coding for MKFLVQKFGGTSLVTQESRDHVANRIIAAADEGYMPVVVVSAIGRLGEPYATDTLINFALAINRDLPPREMDLLMSCGEIISGVAMVNTLRRLGRQAVLLTGAQAGIITDNNHNDARIIRVDPKNIISQAEQGKIVVVTGFQGISEDGEVTTLGRGGSDTTASALGVALNAECIDIYTDVEGIMTADPRIVEDARILDTVTYNEICQLAHEGAKVIHPRAVEIAMQSNIPIRVRSTFSDKTGTLVTSHHGVYGTIDITRDRLACGVTHVAGVTQLKIQVQEVDVEHLALRVFRALALADISVDFINVSPELIMFTVKDEVAKKALAVLENLGITPQVRSNCAKVSTVGAGITGVPGVMARIVQALTEEGVEILQSADSHTTIWVLVEKDDMKKAIRALHRKFKLGQR